From one Lolium rigidum isolate FL_2022 chromosome 4, APGP_CSIRO_Lrig_0.1, whole genome shotgun sequence genomic stretch:
- the LOC124707444 gene encoding uncharacterized protein LOC124707444 isoform X2, which translates to MARNPGCAVYIGNLDEKVSERVLYDILIQISGQDKPSSNGNVPVTPKMNPIPLPNPHQPMRSSDTPVSQNRVVNGRIAGYGVSPNQSYDFHSQASSGVAGRGLSDGTYEYSRRVFGSVLSDVSRRADRQPVPYPSY; encoded by the exons GTAACTTGGATGAAAAGGTCTCGGAGAGGGTTTTGTATGATATTCTTATTCAG ATCTCTGGGCAGGACAAGCCCTCTTCAAATGGCAATGTTCCTGTAACACCTAAAATGAACCCTATACCACTACCAAATCCACATCAACCAATGAGATCTAGTGATACTCCTGTGTCACAGAATAGAGTGGTGAACGGTAGGATTGCAGGCTATGGTGTTTCTCCAAATCAGTCTTATGATTTCCACTCTCAAG CATCAAGTGGGGTAGCAGGTAGAGGATTAAGTGATGGTACATATGAGTATAGTAGACGTGTATTTGGTTCTGTTCTCAGTGATGTTAGCCGTCGAGCTGACAGACAACCAGTTCCATACCCGTCCTACTAG
- the LOC124707444 gene encoding splicing factor 3B subunit 4-like isoform X1, which translates to MARNPGCAVYIGNLDEKVSERVLYDILIQVGRVVDLHIPRDKETSRPKGFAFAEYESEEIAQYAVRLFSGLVRLHNRTLKFAISGQDKPSSNGNVPVTPKMNPIPLPNPHQPMRSSDTPVSQNRVVNGRIAGYGVSPNQSYDFHSQASSGVAGRGLSDGTYEYSRRVFGSVLSDVSRRADRQPVPYPSY; encoded by the exons GTAACTTGGATGAAAAGGTCTCGGAGAGGGTTTTGTATGATATTCTTATTCAGGTAGGTCGTGTAGTAGACTTGCACATACCTCGTGACAAGGAAACTAGTCGACCCAAAGGTTTTGCTTTTGCTGAGTACGAATCAGAGGAGATTGCCCAGTATGCTGTTAGGCTGTTTTCTGGCCTGGTTCGGCTTCACAATAGAACACTTAAATTTGCG ATCTCTGGGCAGGACAAGCCCTCTTCAAATGGCAATGTTCCTGTAACACCTAAAATGAACCCTATACCACTACCAAATCCACATCAACCAATGAGATCTAGTGATACTCCTGTGTCACAGAATAGAGTGGTGAACGGTAGGATTGCAGGCTATGGTGTTTCTCCAAATCAGTCTTATGATTTCCACTCTCAAG CATCAAGTGGGGTAGCAGGTAGAGGATTAAGTGATGGTACATATGAGTATAGTAGACGTGTATTTGGTTCTGTTCTCAGTGATGTTAGCCGTCGAGCTGACAGACAACCAGTTCCATACCCGTCCTACTAG